From a single Rutidosis leptorrhynchoides isolate AG116_Rl617_1_P2 chromosome 5, CSIRO_AGI_Rlap_v1, whole genome shotgun sequence genomic region:
- the LOC139848329 gene encoding uncharacterized protein: MKLQTLTSPSHENLQPMLNESIYHFLVEFQNGRTDFSELSSIFFRLIQTMTDPPLEFIWFYSALTFHTANSTDVTNSHTHLLSVKDLFHSLVSFRNLSDCSYFKQVSIVAPVLYVLVKCRFEISRVNVEIESLTDTIVSYILMCCENVLVEEQVVEKSMVDWVGVVPVWIADQVRENGGRVDGLQLFLPLSNEDIRRGIDGECGMDYLAAIVMIEAFLFRLCLMFDSGSCRMELCKDVKSYAVQVIKGFKKNSTFVVMLFKLLLEPSLPVAELLSTTDELFLRQLLFEVALDLGSFLTCDAYSQLSDVKYKELVILWLFVSNSAFHFASENGDNARGDCYRNAFTGSQLPHQIISWVTGMTTIKPTAPDISSPNDIIDWLLVLEKQGQKICDVSISELHVKALKYKSMGINNEVNGCKTMVEDAPVSINGRRKRDSAGFGEVQKQIKVMKCCHENLCDDSFQGKNEVGNSVPDQEMVDMVW; the protein is encoded by the exons ATGAAGTTACAAACCCTAACTTCACCATCACACGAAAATTTACAACCAATGTTGAACGAGTCAATCTACCACTTTTTAGTTGAATTCCAAAACGGACGAACCGATTTCTCAGAACTCAGTTCAATCTTCTTCCGTCTGATCCAAACAATGACTGATCCGCCGCTTGAGTTCATCTGGTTTTACTCTGCACTCACGTTTCATACTGCTAATTCAACTGACGTCACTAATTCACATACTCATTTGTTATCTGTAAAGGACTTGTTTCACTCGTTAGTTTCGTTTCGTAATCTGTCCGATTGTAGTTACTTTAAACAAGTGTCTATTGTTGCTCCGGTTTTGTATGTTCTAGTTAAGTGTAGGTTTGAGATTTCTAGGGTTAACGTTGAGATCGAGAGTTTAACGGATACGATAGTTAGTTACATTCTTATGTGCTGTGAAAATGTTTTGGTGGAAGAACAGGTGGTGGAGAAATCGATGGTGGATTGGGTTGGTGTAGTGCCGGTTTGGATTGCGGATCAGGTTAGGGAGAATGGAGGTCGTGTAGATGGTTTGCAGTTGTTTCTCCCTCTTTCGAATGAGGATATTCGTCGAGGGATTGATGGGGAGTGTGGGATGGATTATCTTGCTGCGATTGTTATGATCGAGGCTTTTTTGTTTAGGTTGTGTCTGATGTTTGATTCTGGAAGTTGTCGGATGGAATTGTGTAAGGATGTCAAGAGTTATGCTGTTCAGGTTATTAAGGGATTCAAGAAGAATTCGACCTTTGTGG TTATGCTTTTCAAACTGCTGTTGGAACCAAGTTTACCCGTCGCAGAGCTCTTG TCTACAACGGATGAACTCTTCCTCAGGCAACTGCTTTTTGAGGTTGCTTTGGACTTGGGCTCGTTTCTCACCTGTGATGCCTATTCTCAGCTTTCAGATGTTAAGTACAAAGAGCTTGTCATCCTATGGTTGTTTGTCTCAAACTCTGCATTCCACTTTGCAAG TGAAAATGGTGACAATGCAAGAGGTGATTGTTATCGTAATGCCTTTACTGGGTCTCAGCTCCCACATCAGATAATTTCGTGGGTCACTGGTATGACTACTATAAAACCAACAGCGCCTGATATTTCCTCCCCAAATGACATTATTG ACTGGCTGTTGGTCCTAGAAAAGCAGGGACAAAAAATATGTGATGTCAGCATATCAGAGTTGCATGTTAAAGCGTTGAAGTACAAGTCAATGGGCATAAACAATGAAGTCAATGGTTGTAAAACTATGGTCGAGGATGCACCTGTAAGCATCAACGGAAGAAGAAAACGTGACAGTGCAGGGTTTGGGGAGGTACAAAAGCAGATCAAAGTAATGAAATGTTGTCACGAGAATCTGTGTGATGACAGTTTCCAAGGTAAAAATGAAGTTGGAAACTCGGTCCCTGATCAAGAGATGGTAGATATGGTTTGGTGA